One segment of Theobroma cacao cultivar B97-61/B2 chromosome 9, Criollo_cocoa_genome_V2, whole genome shotgun sequence DNA contains the following:
- the LOC18588142 gene encoding myb-related protein Myb4 yields the protein MGRRPCCSKEGMNRGAWTLTEDKILTDYVKVHGEGKWRNIPKEAGLKRCGKSCRLRWMNYLRPDIKRGNISPDEEDLIIRLHKLLGNRWSLIAGRLPGRTDNEIKNYWNTHLSKRGQGKERGPKSNHSKVGKKPITVKVDEDLVSSRVIRTKALRFKEVFITPDAQQHRIENHHRNVAIPPSMDPNLVQNVPAGSESSDRSLITLSSNEEYPVDFMVDISAGEISVPEIFASDFTSFSHDLGASEMDKVMRGDDADNYMSKIAPSQAFLLPEEMEQNWSGSDYYIQANLDSDFGSLTAFLESAEEWLI from the exons ATGGGTCGAAGACCTTGTTGTTCTAAAGAGGGAATGAACAGAGGAGCCTGGACCCTCACTGAAGACAAAATTCTCACCGATTATGTCAAGGTTCATGGTGAAGGAAAATGGAGGAACATTCCCAAGGAAGCAG GCCTGAAGAGATGTGGAAAAAGCTGCAGGCTTCGGTGGATGAACTATTTGAGACCTGATATCAAAAGAGGGAACATTTCTCCTGATGAAGAAGATCTCATCATCAGACTTCACAAACTCTTAGGAAACAG ATGGTCTCTGATAGCAGGGAGACTTCCAGGGCGAACAGACAATGAAATCAAGAACTATTGGAACACCCATTTATCAAAGAGGGGACAAGGGAAGGAGCGAGGACCAAAATCAAACCATTCTAAAGTTGGAAAGAAACCTATCACTGTAAAAGTGGATGAGGACCTAGTTAGCTCACGCGTTATCCGCACCAAGGCATTGCGTTTCAAAGAGGTGTTTATCACCCCTGATGCTCAGCAACATAGAATTGAAAATCATCACAGAAACGTGGCTATTCCACCTTCCATGGATCCAAATTTAGTGCAGAATGTTCCAGCAGGATCGGAGTCCAGCGATAGGTCACTAATTACTCTGTCCTCCAATGAAGAATATCCTGTGGATTTTATGGTGGATATCAGTGCAGGGGAAATAAGTGTTCCAGAAATTTTTGCTTCTGATTTTACAAGTTTCAGTCATGATCTCGGTGCTTCTGAGATGGATAAGGTGATGCGAGGAGATGATGCAGATAACTATATGAGCAAAATTGCGCCATCGCAAGCATTTTTGTTACCAGAGGAAATGGAGCAGAACTGGAGTGGAAGTGACTACTATATTCAAGCTAACTTGGATTCAGATTTTGGATCTTTGACTGCTTTCCTTGAATCTGCTGAAGAATGGTTAATCTAA
- the LOC18588144 gene encoding transcription factor WER has product MGRKPCCSKEGLNRGAWSAIEDQILIDYIKTNGEGKWGNIPKKAGLKRCGKSCRLRWLNYLRPDIKRGNISQEEEDLIIRLHKLLGNRWSLIAGRIPGRTDNEIKNYWNSTLGKKVKAEQAKQSKDDLKKAKIQPLAETPQSTALRTKASKCSTCLVTQEAYKAEIIDADLVHDARLEPPKSEGTLLSTISEEAHSVNSALEFDIGELLASDISDSEFWNCCQVNNTSMEEAESSGVARNMWLSSEQHLQFSEEMLTDWIRDDI; this is encoded by the exons ATGGGTAGAAAACCTTGCTGCTCCAAAGAAGGATTGAACAGAGGAGCTTGGAGTGCCATTGAGGACCAGATTCTGATAGATTACATCAAAACCAATGGTGAAGGCAAATGGGGAAATATTCCCAAAAAAGCTG GCTTAAAGAGATGCGGAAAGAGTTGCAGGCTTAGATGGTTAAACTATTTGAGACCTGATATCAAGAGGGGTAACATATCTCAAGAAGAAGAGGATCTTATCATTAGACTTCACAAGTTGCTAGGCAACAG ATGGTCTCTGATAGCAGGGAGAATTCCAGGGCGAACAgacaatgaaataaaaaattactggAACTCAACCTTAGGAAAGAAGGTTAAAGCTGAACAGGCAAAGCAATCTAAGGACGACTTGAAGAAAGCCAAGATACAGCCATTGGCTGAAACCCCACAATCCACTGCACTTAGGACCAAGGCATCCAAGTGCTCTACGTGTTTAGTCACCCAGGAGGCATATAAAGCTGAAATCATTGACGCAGACCTGGTGCATGATGCCAGATTGGAACCCCCAAAGAGTGAGGGAACACTACTGTCTACAATATCCGAGGAAGCTCATTCAGTAAACTCAGCATTGGAGTTTGATATAGGGGAGCTTTTGGCATCTGATATCTCAGATTCAGAGTTTTGGAACTGCTGTCAGGTTAATAATACTAGCATGGAAGAAGCTGAAAGCAGCGGTGTTGCTAGAAACATGTGGCTTTCTTCAGAGCAGCATCTTCAATTTTCTGAGGAAATGCTGACAGACTGGATAAGAGATGATATATAG
- the LOC18588141 gene encoding myb-related protein 308, with the protein MGRSPCCSKEGLNRGAWTALEDKILTAYIKAHGEGKWRNLPKRAGLKRCGKSCRLRWLNYLRPDIKRGNISHDEEELIIRLHNLLGNRWSLIAGRLPGRTDNEIKNYWNTTLGKRAKAKASSPTSTETPHSKSRHKKLTTQPHVTDPSNSPQATETKIQVIRTKATRCSSKVLVPLQPPPIQDIDPSEHQDFQPYLTNHEEMNNNASVQSHHGTEVLDALYSHGQDFLNFEINDQLRASNEDSEESNDINKNPSLDPVQPLSIDEAMFKDWTTNPCLDDNAAMDLDSLAFLLEPDEWP; encoded by the exons atgGGGAGGAGTCCTTGTTGCTCCAAAGAAGGACTCAACAGAGGAGCCTGGACTGCATTGGAAGATAAAATACTTACAGCATATATTAAGGCTCATGGAGAAGGCAAGTGGAGAAACCTCCCCAAGAGAGCtg GTTTGAAGAGGTGTGGCAAGAGTTGTAGACTTAGATGGCTAAATTATCTTAGACCAGATATCAAAAGAGGCAATATCTCCCATGACGAGGAGGAGCTCATAATCAGACTCCATAATCTTCTTGGCAACAG ATGGTCTTTAATAGCTGGAAGGCTACCTGGGCGAACAGACAATGAAATCAAAAACTACTGGAACACTACTTTGGGAAAGAGAGCCAAAGCTAAAGCATCCTCGCCTACATCCACAGAAACTCCCCATAGCAAATCTAGACATAAAAAGCTAACAACTCAGCCCCATGTCACCGATCCCTCAAATTCACCACAGGCTACAGAAACCAAAATCCAAGTGATCCGGACCAAAGCCACTAGGTGCAGCAGCAAAGTCCTGGTCCCATTACAGCCACCACCAATTCAAGATATTGACCCATCTGAGCATCAAGATTTTCAACCTTACTTGACAAATCATGaagaaatgaataataatGCGAGTGTTCAAAGCCACCACGGAACCGAAGTGCTTGATGCGTTGTATAGTCATGGCCAGGATTTCTTGAACTTTGAAATCAATGATCAGCTGAGAGCAAGCAATGAAGACTCTGAGGAGAGTAATGACATCAACAAGAATCCATCCCTGGATCCTGTGCAACCCCTTTCGATTGATGAAGCGATGTTCAAGGATTGGACCACAAATCCTTGTCTTGATGACAATGCCGCCATGGATTTAGACTCTTTAGCATTTTTACTTGAACCCGACGAATGGCCTTGA
- the LOC18588146 gene encoding trihelix transcription factor PTL: protein MHPVKYGAHHLEQQQLMDDDGSSSAVFSISNPPQYHHQQSPFHPNYPQHSQQQQKQQQNLFQQLSSVPVTHQLFQHQQFQPFEQQAEPAHHHVHQQPFLAVNFKLGLNENSGKKEAALALNHQPNDATFFDGNEQHVHGNRRPQQHSLLMPHCWHPQEDSPIKEPFWKPLNRCEDRQCSGDGAREMEGNKYNKVLQPPGQCPSERSKNLDNKYRLFGELEAIYGLAKGGETTQAGSGSALTGENSPTNVGLSMPLSEFQGHNVGANCGGGNVAHGVDHGSETSIGEEASIRKIEKKKRKRKMKEQLSSMIGFFECLVKQVTDHQEGLHKRFLEVIERMDKERTGKEESWRRQEAEKRNREAFARAHEQALATSREALIVSYLEKITGQSVSLPARTPLLLQPESAIEPFKESMPVKVDNSSRWPRAEVEALIQVRRNFESKFREPGLKGPLWEEVSSFMASLGYQRSAKRCKEKWENINKYFRKSKENGKMRSQQSKTCTYFDQLDQLYSRIPVTCPTSPRPLINKDIEMQEHADSDFLQAYMPEGDLGTAQDNASGSLKVSEINSQLDFDGAVDENVVVQGCNGKDNEIHEN, encoded by the exons atgcatCCTGTTAAATACGGTGCCCATCATCTAGAGCAACAGCAGTTAATGGATGATGACGGCTCCTCTTCTGCAGTTTTCTCCATTTCTAATCCTCCTCAATACCACCACCAACAATCTCCTTTTCATCCTAACTACCCTCAACATTCTCAACAGCAACAGAAGCAACAGCAAAATCTTTTCCAACAACTTTCATCAGTTCCGGTTACGCATCAGCTTTTCCAACATCAGCAGTTTCAACCATTTGAACAACAAGCCGAGCCTGCTCATCATCATGTCCATCAACAACCCTTTTTGGCTGTCAATTTCAAGTTGGGTCTGAATGAAAATAGTGGGAAAAAGGAGGCTGCTTTAGCTTTGAATCATCAACCGAATGATGCTACTTTTTTCGACGGAAATGAGCAACATGTTCATGGGAATCGGCGGCCACAACAACATTCCCTTTTGATGCCTCATTGTTGGCATCCCCAAGAAGATTCTCCCATCAAAGAACCCTTTTG GAAGCCTCTAAACCGATGTGAAGATAGGCAGTGTAGTGGAGATGGAGCTAGAGAGATGGAGGGGAATAAGTACAACAAGGTTTTGCAACCACCGGGTCAATGTCCAAGTGAGAGAAGCAAGAATTTGGATAACAAATATAGACTCTTTGGTGAGCTTGAAGCTATTTATGGCCTTGCGAAGGGTGGAGAAACTACTCAAGCTGGTTCTGGGTCTGCTCTCACTGGTGAAAATTCACCTACAAATGTTGGTCTTTCCATGCCCCTAAGTGAATTTCAAGGACATAATGTAGGTGCCAATTGCGGGGGTGGTAATGTTGCACATGGGGTTGATCATGGATCAGAGACTTCTATTGGAGAAGAAGCTTCAATAAGGAAGattgaaaagaagaagaggaagaggaaaaTGAAGGAGCAATTGAGTTCAATGATTGGGTTTTTTGAGTGTTTGGTGAAGCAAGTGACGGATCATCAAGAGGGTCTTCATAAAAGGTTCTTGGAAGTGATTGAAAGAATGGATAAAGAACGGACAGGGAAAGAAGAATCATGGAGGCGACAAGAGGCTGAAAAGCGTAATAGAGAAGCCTTTGCGAGAGCACATGAACAAGCTCTAGCTACAAGTAGAGAGGCTCTTATTGTTTCGTATTTGGAGAAAATTACAGGTCAAAGCGTCAGTCTACCTGCAAGGACTCCATTGTTACTGCAGCCGGAAAGTGCAATTGAACCCTTCAAAGAAAGCATGCCTGTGAAGGTTGATAACAGTAGCAGGTGGCCTAGAGCTGAAGTTGAGGCCTTGATTCAAGTGCGACGTAACTTCGAATCAAAGTTTCGAGAACCTGGATTAAAGGGGCCTCTTTGGGAAGAGGTGAGCTCTTTCATGGCCTCTCTTGGTTATCAAAGAAGTGCAAAAAGGTGCAAAGAAAAATGGGAGAACATAAACAAGTATTTCAGGAAGAGCAAAGAAAATGGTAAAATGCGCTCTCAGCAATCTAAAACCTGCACTTATTTTGACCAACTCGATCAGCTCTACTCAAGAATACCCGTTACTTGTCCCACTTCGCCTAGGCCTTTGATTAACAAGGATATTGAGATGCAAGAGCATGCTGATTCAGACTTTTTACAAGCTTATATGCCTGAGGGTGACCTTGGGACTGCACAAGATAACGCTAGCGGGAGCCTTAAAGTTTCTGAAATCAACTCCCAATTGGATTTTGATGGCGCAGTTGATGAGAATGTAGTAGTGCAAGGATGCAATGGAAAGGACAATGAAATCCATGAAAATTAG